The stretch of DNA AATATTGGACCACCAACGTATCATCTTCCGGCTTAGAAAGAAAAGGCGTCGCAAACAAGATTTAGTCAAAGAACTTTAACGTCATAAAACCGAATTAAGTCAGACAAACCGATATTTGATTCCGCTCTCCTCCATATTAATCGATCAGTGGGCTTCCCAGACCATAGtcctccgatttttttacgccgttgatttttttatctacgtttgacccttcgttttatttaaaaaatttatataattgttgactattttttattataatttgatttattactaaagtgactttaagtatgatttataattttgtatatttgaacaaaattttagaattagatGAAgaggtcaaacataaattaaaaagtcaacggcgtcaatcAAAAAACCGGATGGAGTATTGTTTACCTAACAACTAATCATCATCACCAATTCTTTTTCCCATTCctttccaaaaacatttttttcaattaagtAATAGAAATCTATCCACCAAACAGGATTCCTCAAGTTCGgcttaatttttatttcatcttgtTTTCCAAAACCAAGTTTTAAGGCCTACGCTCTTCGTCGTATAAAAGACCAACTTCTAGGATCGAATCTagaaatttcatttttctagaaTGAAGGGACTACCATGTACTCTCTGTTTCACGATCTAAGCCTTTCTAAcgttgcctagattcatatagatgctaataaatttagagaagactaaaaagacttacaatataaaaccaatataaaacagagatacTAATAAggaagaaatatattttaaaatgattttacTTATAGAAATCGAATATggcttaaatatttttgaatgatGTATACCAATTATAGTTGTAGACCAGCTTCTGCCATGTACTCCCAATGTTTAAAGATTAAATACGTCTTTATCAGTTATCTACTGGTACCAAcctatatgttttaaaaaacaaaagaataaaacttactccctctgtctgGTTggcgccgttgatttttttataaacgtttgactatttatcttatttaaaaacttttatcaaatatgtaaagatatatatatataagtataattaataataaataaaatatataaaaaataattaataattatgtaaattttttaaataagataaatagtcaaatatgtatagaaaaatgaactacgTCAAATATTCGATGAAGGAGAGAGTATAACACTATTTTCTAGTGCAATAACCGGCGAAAAATTCAATGCACCGTCCAAACTTGACCACTTTCTCAGTTTCTCCCAAGTCTCAACCAATAAGGATCAAAACTTTTTTGCCTCCAAAGAAACCCACCCTTTTTACCCCAGacctcagaaaaaaaaatgtgaccACCTCAACCAAATTTTACCTTCTCCCAAGGtgcaaagctgaaaaaaaaatgcaaagtaAAAACCCCATTTTACCCTCCTCTTGTCCATAAAGCAAAGgttaaaaaagagaggaaaaaatacATAGAGAGTATGTAAGTAAAGTCAAGAGCTTCACTAAACCTAGTTTTGCCCAAAAACCCAAAAAGAAAGCCTCACTCACTCCctttcccctcctctccaccatttcgtcgaacaccctCTCCgatcgcgcgccgccgccgccgcccatggGGGAGCCTGtcgcggccgaggcggccgtcTCGGCGAGGCTGCTTGAGCtggcggccgacgacgacgcggcggggcTCGGGGAGCTCCTCGCGGCGTGCCCCTCCCTCGCCGACGAGCCCGCGCCGTGGTACTcccccgcgcgcggcgcggagccGCTGACCCCGCTCATGGTCGCCGCGGCGTACGGCTCGGTGGCGTGCCTCGACGTGCTGCTCTCGCCGCCGTACCTCGTCGACCCCAACCGCGCCTCCGCGACGTCGCTCTCCACGGCGCTCcacttcgccgccgcgggaggGGCCTCCTCCGCTCCCGCGGCCgtgtcccgcctcctcgccgccggcgccgaccccACGCTCCTCGACCACCTCCAGCGCCGGCCGTCCGACCTCGTCGCGCTCCCGCCCAACTCGCTGCCGCTCAAGAaccacctcctctccctcctcggaGCCCGCAAGGAGTGGCCGCCGGACCCGTCCCTCCCCGACATCAAGAACGGCGCCTACGCCTCCGACGACTTCAGGATGTACTCGTTCAAGGTGCGGGCGTGCTCGAGGGCGTACTCCCACGACTGGACGGAGTGCCCCTTCGTCCACCCCGGCGAgaacgcgcggcggcgcgacccgAGGAAGTACCACTACAGCTGCGTGCCGTGCCCGGAGTTCAAGAAGGGGGCCGGGTGCAGGAGAGGGGACATGTGCGAGTACGCGCACGGGGTGTTCGAGAGCTGGCTCCACCCGGCGCAGTACCGGACGCGGCTCTGCAAGGACGGCGTCGGGTGCGCGCGCCGCGTCTGCTTCTTCGCGCACACGCCGGAGGAGCTCCGCCCGCTCTACGTGTCCACGGGCTCGGCCGTCCCGTCGCCGCGCGGGGCGATGGagatggctgctgctgctgcggcggcggcggcggcgatggggaTGGGGATGTCGTCGCCGGGGTCGTCGTtcacgccgccgctctcgccgtcggctggcggtggagggggaggcgggatgggcggcggcggcggcgcgtggccgCAGCAGCCGAGCGTGCCGGCTCTCTGTCTCCCCGGGAGCGCCGGGAACCTACACCTGAGCCGGCTGCGCACGTCGCTGAGCGCCCGCGACATGGCCGTCGACGAgctgctcgcggcggcggcggcggccgactaCGACGGCCTCATCGGCTCGCCAGCCTCCCTTCTGTCAGCAAGGGGGAAGAACCTCGTCCCGTCAAACCTCGACGACCTCTTCTCGGCCGAGCTCGCGGCCGCGTCCCGCTCGCCGCGCTACGCCGACCAAGGCGGCGCAGCTTTCTCTCCCACCCGCAAAGCCGCCGTGCTCAACCAgttccagcagcagcagcagagcctTCTCTCGCCGcgggcggccgccgtcgccccggAGCCAGTCTCCCCGATGAGCTCCCGTCTGCTCGCCGCGCTGGCGCAGCGGGAGAAGATGCAGCAGCACACACTGCGAAGCATGAGCTCGCGAGACCTCGCCGCGGGCGCGTCGCTCCTGGTCGGCTCGCCGGTGAGCTCCAGCATGTCCAAGTGGGGCTTCCCCTCCGGCAACCCGGACTggggcgccgacgacgaggagctcgGCCGCCTCAAGCGCTGCTCCTCGTTCGAGCTCCGGTCCGGAGCCAATGGCAGCCATGAGCCTGACCTCTCATGGGTCAACACCTTAGTCAAGGAGCCCACACCGGAGAAACCATCCGTCCACAGGACGACGATTACGACAGCGGCAATGGATTCCATTGGCATCTTGGGTCAGACCACGAGCCGTGAGCACatcgtcggcgaggaggacacTGCCGGAGTCATCAGCAGCTGGCTTGAACAGCTCCAGCTCGATGAGATGGTAGTCTAGaacaaacacaaacacaaatGGAACAAGAAAAGGcgccattttttttgttgctgtgCTTCACCGATTTCTACTGGTTGCTACTTGCTAGCATGAATCCTGCTACTAATTACTGGTGATACATTCTTTTGGAGGTGATGAGAATTCTTTAGAGGAGGTGATGAGAATTCTTCTACCATCTAGCATTGCCCATATGTAAAAGAATTGGAGGAATTGGAGCCTAGTCATTTGTATCAAATTGCCGGCTTGCCTAGGTGAAAGTTTTCTCCTTTGTGTTTCCAATTTATTATCCTTGTATCACTCTTTCATctatttttctggtttttttctctctaaatGTAACTTCCTCCTTGTGAGGATCATGAATTATGTTATCTATTTGCCCCCATCCTTTGGTTGTAAAGGAGTAGGAGGGGAGGGTCTTACATTAAATGTTGCTTAGTCTGACATAGCTCATCATTGATGTAATGCCCTACAGATTGTACTCAACCTTAATGATTAGTGAAAACTTCTCTATTGTTGTACCAAGATTGATTAGGCTCCTGTGTTACCTGGTTTTCTCCACAAAGCGCATCTTATGTATGTGCCCTTCATCCTGTGTGATTTTTTGCATTCTCACGTACCATATTCCCTGGCATGACATGACATGACATTGGGTTTAAAATTACATGGATTGTGTTCAGTTTAGGTGATGTTCTGATGGTTgcctgatgatgatgagtgcTGATAGCAGCAGCTGTTGGCATGGACTTAGTTTGGGCAGTGGCTTGACACTGTGGATGTTG from Oryza brachyantha chromosome 12, ObraRS2, whole genome shotgun sequence encodes:
- the LOC102716184 gene encoding zinc finger CCCH domain-containing protein 67 encodes the protein MGEPVAAEAAVSARLLELAADDDAAGLGELLAACPSLADEPAPWYSPARGAEPLTPLMVAAAYGSVACLDVLLSPPYLVDPNRASATSLSTALHFAAAGGASSAPAAVSRLLAAGADPTLLDHLQRRPSDLVALPPNSLPLKNHLLSLLGARKEWPPDPSLPDIKNGAYASDDFRMYSFKVRACSRAYSHDWTECPFVHPGENARRRDPRKYHYSCVPCPEFKKGAGCRRGDMCEYAHGVFESWLHPAQYRTRLCKDGVGCARRVCFFAHTPEELRPLYVSTGSAVPSPRGAMEMAAAAAAAAAAMGMGMSSPGSSFTPPLSPSAGGGGGGGMGGGGGAWPQQPSVPALCLPGSAGNLHLSRLRTSLSARDMAVDELLAAAAAADYDGLIGSPASLLSARGKNLVPSNLDDLFSAELAAASRSPRYADQGGAAFSPTRKAAVLNQFQQQQQSLLSPRAAAVAPEPVSPMSSRLLAALAQREKMQQHTLRSMSSRDLAAGASLLVGSPVSSSMSKWGFPSGNPDWGADDEELGRLKRCSSFELRSGANGSHEPDLSWVNTLVKEPTPEKPSVHRTTITTAAMDSIGILGQTTSREHIVGEEDTAGVISSWLEQLQLDEMVV